A part of Prolixibacteraceae bacterium genomic DNA contains:
- a CDS encoding ISL3 family transposase, which yields MTRSFKAPRIGKKKCVIKMDVQRLYCKKCDIIRQEHLTFAREQKSYIRSLEQLVLFLSDGLTIQSISHYLDINWNIVKDIIKSHLKIKYQFPKLKGVKHIAIDEFAVPKGHVYMTCVYDLDSGRVLHVGHGKGSDSLDSFWKRIKINGVKIESVAIDMSAAYILSVSTNAPKATIVFDHFHVVKKVNDAISKVRRAIYNKEKDKVIKKQLKGSRWLLLKNPENLNYKKGEDIRLEKVLEINISLFYAYYLKEELRELWNQDNINDAIKLLEQWIEEVKETKIPQLQKVADLMIRHKTGILNWYKCGISTGPLEGVNNKIKTMKRQAYGYRDLDYFMLRIKGMHGNIYAKCG from the coding sequence GTGACTCGTAGCTTTAAAGCCCCTAGAATAGGAAAGAAGAAGTGTGTAATTAAAATGGATGTCCAGCGTCTTTATTGCAAGAAATGTGATATAATAAGACAGGAGCATCTCACTTTTGCTAGAGAACAGAAGTCTTACATCCGATCGTTGGAACAATTAGTGTTGTTTTTATCTGATGGCCTGACTATTCAATCAATTAGTCATTATCTTGACATTAACTGGAACATTGTCAAAGATATCATAAAGTCTCATTTAAAAATTAAGTATCAATTCCCTAAACTTAAGGGTGTAAAGCATATTGCTATTGATGAATTTGCCGTTCCAAAGGGTCACGTATACATGACATGTGTATATGACCTAGATAGCGGTCGAGTGCTACATGTTGGACATGGTAAGGGTTCCGATTCATTAGATTCATTTTGGAAAAGAATAAAAATAAATGGAGTTAAGATAGAGTCTGTTGCTATAGATATGTCGGCAGCTTATATCCTTTCTGTGAGTACTAATGCACCTAAAGCCACAATAGTATTTGACCACTTCCATGTGGTAAAAAAGGTCAATGATGCCATAAGTAAAGTACGGAGAGCTATTTACAACAAAGAGAAGGATAAAGTCATTAAGAAGCAATTAAAAGGAAGTCGTTGGTTGTTGCTAAAAAACCCTGAAAACCTTAATTACAAGAAAGGTGAAGACATTAGATTGGAAAAGGTATTGGAAATAAACATCTCTTTGTTTTATGCATACTATTTGAAAGAGGAATTAAGAGAATTATGGAATCAAGACAATATTAATGATGCAATAAAGCTACTAGAGCAATGGATAGAAGAAGTAAAGGAGACTAAGATACCACAACTCCAAAAGGTTGCAGATTTAATGATTAGACATAAAACAGGAATATTGAATTGGTATAAATGTGGGATATCTACAGGGCCTTTAGAAGGAGTAAATAACAAGATAAAAACAATGAAAAGACAAGCTTATGGCTATCGAGACTTAGATTATTTTATGCTAAGAATTAAAGGAATGCATGGAAATATATATGCAAAATGTGGATGA